The Longimicrobiales bacterium genome contains a region encoding:
- the metG gene encoding methionine--tRNA ligase, which produces MTEQNRRYLTTPIYYASGDPHIGHAYTTILADVLARFSRQNGADVLFLTGTDEHGPKIQDEAAQREMTPLELCDIMAAGFSAAWDRLDISHDRFIRTTEDGHKAVVTAFLERLWERGQIYEGQYSGWYCIHEERYWTEKDLGPENACPDCGRPTQYLEEKNYFFKMSEYQERLLAHIEANPEWIVPEERKNEIVGFLQQPLGDLSISRPKSRVGWGITLPFDDEHVAYVWVDALINYLTASGAIDPSAAPDERGFDDVAESWWPCDLHLVGKDIITTHAVYWPTLLMGVGLPVPRQILAHGWWVVGDTKMSKSLGNVIDPMALTDEFGSDAVRWYLLREMPTGSDASYTPERFMTRYEELQKVLGNLASRVISMIGKYRNGVVPEAAGDGMAKETAQTFQAARDAMARYKVHDALSAAMELARSANGYVDERQPWSQAKDPAASGDLDETLATLAHVLVALCALFQPVAPEQMSKLARRLGLDGIPTLDEALAIRMAGATVEKGEGLFPRIEPSWAKDQT; this is translated from the coding sequence GTGACCGAGCAGAACCGCCGCTATCTCACGACGCCGATCTACTATGCGTCGGGGGATCCCCACATCGGACACGCGTACACGACCATCCTTGCGGATGTGCTCGCGCGTTTCTCGCGGCAGAACGGCGCCGATGTGTTGTTCCTCACAGGGACAGACGAGCACGGTCCCAAGATCCAGGACGAGGCAGCACAGCGCGAGATGACTCCGCTCGAGTTGTGCGACATCATGGCCGCGGGTTTCTCTGCAGCCTGGGATCGGCTCGACATCTCCCACGATCGGTTCATCCGAACCACCGAAGACGGGCACAAGGCGGTCGTGACCGCCTTCCTCGAGCGCCTGTGGGAACGCGGACAGATCTACGAGGGCCAATACAGCGGCTGGTACTGCATCCATGAGGAACGGTACTGGACTGAGAAGGACCTCGGCCCCGAGAATGCCTGCCCCGATTGTGGTCGGCCAACTCAGTATCTCGAGGAGAAGAACTACTTCTTCAAGATGAGCGAGTACCAGGAGCGCTTGCTCGCGCATATCGAGGCGAACCCGGAGTGGATCGTTCCTGAAGAGCGAAAGAACGAGATCGTGGGATTCCTCCAACAGCCGCTGGGGGATCTCTCTATCTCCCGCCCAAAGTCGCGGGTGGGATGGGGTATCACGCTCCCGTTCGACGATGAGCACGTCGCCTACGTCTGGGTAGACGCGCTCATCAATTACCTGACGGCATCCGGCGCTATCGATCCGAGTGCCGCACCCGACGAGCGGGGCTTCGACGACGTGGCCGAGTCATGGTGGCCCTGTGACCTGCACCTAGTCGGGAAAGACATCATCACCACCCACGCTGTGTACTGGCCTACGCTACTCATGGGGGTGGGACTCCCGGTGCCCAGGCAGATCCTCGCCCATGGCTGGTGGGTCGTCGGGGACACCAAAATGTCCAAGTCGCTAGGAAACGTGATTGACCCGATGGCACTCACCGACGAGTTCGGCTCTGATGCGGTCCGGTGGTATTTGCTCAGAGAAATGCCAACCGGGTCGGACGCATCGTACACGCCGGAGCGCTTCATGACGCGCTACGAGGAGCTCCAGAAGGTTCTCGGAAACCTGGCGTCCCGCGTGATATCCATGATCGGCAAGTACCGAAATGGGGTCGTCCCAGAGGCTGCAGGAGATGGGATGGCGAAAGAGACCGCTCAAACGTTTCAGGCCGCACGTGACGCGATGGCTCGCTACAAAGTCCATGACGCGTTGAGTGCAGCCATGGAACTCGCCCGCTCTGCCAACGGATACGTGGACGAACGCCAGCCGTGGTCGCAGGCCAAGGATCCAGCAGCGTCCGGGGACCTAGACGAAACGCTCGCGACGCTGGCTCATGTCCTCGTAGCCCTATGCGCGCTCTTTCAGCCGGTCGCACCTGAACAAATGTCGAAATTGGCCCGTAGACTTGGTCTAGATGGGATCCCGACACTCGACGAAGCGCTCGCGATTCGGATGGCGGGAGCCACGGTGGAAAAGGGAGAGGGGCTTTTCCCTCGGATCGAGCCCTCTTGGGCGAAGGATCAAACTTGA
- a CDS encoding acetyl-CoA carboxylase carboxyltransferase subunit alpha produces MLEFERDIVEIQGQIDKLNDLAARKGIDVSDEVVVLQRKLSDLRIDTYANLVPMDQVLVARHPKRPYTLDYIGRAFTDWIELHGDRSFRDDEAIVGGWARLKGRTVMIIGQQKGRDMKANLKRNFGMPHPEGYRKALRLMRQAEKFGRPIVTFIDTPGAYPGIGSEERGIGEAIAFNLREMSRLRVPIVSAVLGEGMSGGALGIGVTDRILMMEHSIYSVISPEGCAAILWRSAEHRKKAATALRLTATDLVEAGVCDEIVAEPAGGAHSDWDTAASNLEGALDRHIGELSELSTDALLEARWAKYEGIGSFREA; encoded by the coding sequence GTGCTCGAATTCGAACGCGACATCGTCGAGATTCAAGGACAAATCGACAAACTCAACGACCTGGCGGCCCGCAAAGGCATCGACGTTTCGGACGAGGTGGTTGTGCTTCAGCGCAAGCTGAGTGATCTGCGAATCGACACGTACGCGAACCTCGTGCCCATGGACCAGGTGTTGGTCGCTCGTCACCCCAAACGCCCCTACACGCTGGACTACATTGGCCGGGCGTTTACAGACTGGATCGAGCTCCACGGAGATCGGTCCTTTCGGGACGACGAGGCCATCGTGGGTGGCTGGGCCCGACTGAAAGGCCGCACGGTGATGATCATTGGGCAACAGAAGGGCCGGGACATGAAGGCCAACCTGAAGCGCAACTTCGGCATGCCCCACCCCGAGGGGTATCGGAAGGCGCTCCGACTCATGCGTCAGGCTGAGAAGTTCGGACGGCCGATCGTCACCTTCATCGACACACCCGGAGCCTACCCGGGCATCGGTTCGGAAGAACGGGGAATCGGTGAGGCCATCGCATTCAACCTCCGCGAAATGTCTCGACTGAGAGTGCCTATAGTTTCGGCAGTCCTGGGAGAAGGAATGTCGGGTGGGGCCCTCGGCATCGGTGTGACGGATCGCATCTTGATGATGGAGCATTCCATCTACTCCGTGATTTCTCCAGAAGGGTGCGCAGCGATCCTATGGCGCTCTGCGGAGCACCGTAAAAAGGCCGCAACCGCTCTGCGCCTAACCGCCACAGACCTTGTGGAAGCCGGCGTATGTGACGAGATCGTCGCTGAACCTGCTGGCGGCGCTCATTCGGACTGGGACACAGCGGCGTCCAATTTGGAGGGAGCCCTCGATCGCCACATCGGAGAGTTGAGCGAGTTGTCCACCGACGCCTTGCTCGAGGCCCGCTGGGCGAAGTACGAGGGCATCGGCTCCTTCAGGGAAGCCTAG
- a CDS encoding MFS transporter, protein MKSQSSPYVVVFTLWLLVFSSAGQTMIISPILPQIGDDLSIADAVLGTLVTAYSLMVGLFAILSGPISDKFGRRRILLIGCGTMAVALGLHAFVDSYITFLAVRVFAGMAGGMLSGAAVSYIGDYFPYDRRGWATGWVMSGAAFGQIFGIPMGILMADRWGFRAPFYLFGVTMALTVFLIYFRIPQPDVPRSENPLTVRKAASDYWAMLRRPEVAWAAVAYFVMFFGVAVFVIYLPTWLEREIGATGNQIALMFLVGGIANVLTGPQIGKLSDKIGRKRIILLACVGLSVLTLLTVKIVTTVLAAYVFFFFTMVLVAMRISPFSALLTALVEDERRGSLMSLAVALGQLGFALGGAVSGPIFAKVGFGANTAIGAVFVLAMGLVVWFFIPEPPPTQNRLARG, encoded by the coding sequence ATGAAATCGCAGTCTTCCCCCTATGTGGTGGTCTTCACGCTCTGGCTGCTCGTCTTCTCATCGGCGGGCCAGACGATGATCATCTCGCCGATTCTTCCTCAGATCGGCGACGACCTCTCCATTGCGGACGCGGTGCTCGGCACCCTCGTGACGGCGTACTCTCTGATGGTCGGGCTGTTCGCGATTCTCTCGGGCCCCATATCCGACAAGTTTGGACGGCGCCGCATTCTTCTCATCGGGTGCGGCACGATGGCCGTCGCGCTCGGCCTCCATGCCTTCGTAGACAGTTACATCACGTTCCTGGCTGTTCGGGTCTTCGCGGGTATGGCGGGCGGTATGCTGAGCGGGGCAGCGGTCTCTTACATCGGGGACTATTTTCCATACGACCGGCGTGGCTGGGCCACGGGTTGGGTCATGAGTGGGGCAGCCTTCGGACAGATCTTCGGCATCCCGATGGGAATCCTCATGGCGGATCGGTGGGGCTTCCGGGCGCCGTTCTATCTGTTCGGCGTCACGATGGCTCTCACCGTCTTTCTCATCTACTTCCGGATCCCCCAGCCGGACGTACCCCGATCCGAAAACCCTCTGACCGTCCGCAAAGCCGCTTCTGACTATTGGGCCATGCTCCGTCGCCCTGAAGTGGCTTGGGCAGCGGTCGCGTACTTCGTCATGTTCTTCGGTGTGGCGGTCTTCGTGATCTATCTGCCCACTTGGCTGGAGCGGGAAATCGGGGCCACCGGCAACCAGATCGCTCTGATGTTTCTGGTCGGGGGAATCGCCAACGTTCTGACGGGGCCTCAGATCGGAAAGCTGTCAGACAAGATCGGTCGAAAGAGGATCATCTTGCTGGCCTGTGTCGGTCTTTCCGTCCTGACGCTCCTCACGGTCAAGATCGTGACCACGGTGCTGGCCGCCTACGTGTTCTTCTTCTTCACGATGGTCCTCGTAGCCATGCGGATCAGCCCGTTCTCGGCGCTCCTGACCGCCCTAGTAGAAGACGAACGTCGCGGCTCGCTCATGAGTCTTGCCGTGGCCCTCGGCCAACTCGGCTTCGCCCTTGGAGGTGCCGTGTCCGGTCCCATCTTCGCGAAGGTCGGGTTCGGTGCCAATACGGCGATCGGGGCGGTCTTTGTCCTCGCGATGGGCCTGGTGGTGTGGTTCTTCATTCCCGAGCCCCCGCCAACACAGAACCGCTTAGCACGGGGCTGA
- a CDS encoding M23 family metallopeptidase translates to MTGDRWTFLVVRGEGSPVRQYSLSSRVLRWAIGGSAVMALVLVGAAFTVLFDGYTRLSARNLETRNESLRAELQRFQSRVDGLESTLGAVADNDARFRSIAGLESIDPEVMQAGVGGPGLGTPETYPLWSVDSTASKTAFAVSYDLNALERRAKLLSESLSEATDSVLAHRDLLESTPSILPTAGWISSSYSESRMHPIHNRPLPHPGLDISAIKGTSILAAAKGRVIRSGWVVGYGLTIEIDHGYGYTTLYGHSSQLVAQRGQEVRRGDIIAQVGSTGIATSAHLHYEVHMNGVAQNPANFILPDQVRN, encoded by the coding sequence ATGACCGGAGATCGTTGGACCTTCCTCGTCGTTCGCGGCGAAGGCAGTCCTGTCCGGCAGTACTCACTCTCATCGCGTGTGCTTCGCTGGGCAATCGGCGGGAGTGCTGTGATGGCGTTGGTATTGGTAGGGGCGGCGTTCACGGTCCTTTTCGATGGGTATACGCGGCTCAGTGCCCGTAATCTCGAAACGCGTAATGAATCGCTTCGCGCGGAGCTTCAGCGGTTCCAGAGTCGGGTAGACGGTCTTGAGTCCACGCTCGGCGCGGTGGCAGACAACGACGCACGCTTCCGTAGCATCGCGGGCCTCGAATCGATTGACCCGGAAGTCATGCAGGCTGGTGTCGGCGGTCCGGGACTCGGCACACCCGAGACCTACCCGCTCTGGTCGGTCGACTCGACGGCATCGAAGACGGCCTTCGCGGTCTCGTACGACCTCAACGCCCTCGAGCGACGTGCCAAACTCCTCTCCGAGAGCCTCTCGGAAGCCACGGACTCGGTACTGGCGCATCGCGACTTGCTGGAATCGACACCGTCGATCCTGCCCACGGCGGGTTGGATCAGCAGCAGCTATTCCGAATCTCGCATGCATCCCATCCATAACCGGCCGCTCCCGCATCCGGGCCTGGACATTTCAGCAATCAAGGGCACATCGATCTTGGCTGCCGCGAAGGGTCGCGTGATCCGTTCTGGATGGGTCGTGGGTTACGGACTCACGATCGAGATCGACCACGGATACGGGTATACGACGCTCTACGGTCATTCTTCGCAGCTCGTGGCCCAGCGCGGCCAGGAAGTAAGGCGTGGCGACATAATCGCTCAGGTCGGCAGCACAGGGATCGCGACCTCGGCACACCTCCATTACGAGGTGCACATGAACGGTGTCGCTCAGAACCCGGCGAACTTCATCCTACCAGATCAGGTACGAAACTGA
- the ricT gene encoding regulatory iron-sulfur-containing complex subunit RicT, translated as MTGFAEISFKGTRKEYYAYSSLELLPGQHVIVEADRGEDLGEVTATGAIAERKCSSSNGGCATPAPEKKVMRLARKDEVSRAGALRSDEDRVRAETRKLVTKHKLKMKVTEAEWQFDRNKLIIYFTAEKRVDFRELVRDLARSFRARIELKQIGVRDEAALLGGVGRCGRELCCSTWLPELKPVSLQLAKDQRLSLNPSQISGCCGRLMCCLMYEHRTYVEARRRFPREGKKIRTGQGEERVIHIDIWRDTVSLRDEEGERRIITLDELKAELGHRPKDPS; from the coding sequence ATGACCGGCTTCGCAGAGATCAGCTTCAAGGGCACGCGTAAGGAGTACTACGCATACAGCTCATTGGAGCTGCTTCCCGGCCAACACGTCATTGTCGAAGCCGACCGCGGTGAAGACCTCGGAGAGGTGACCGCCACCGGCGCGATCGCCGAGCGGAAGTGTTCTTCTTCGAACGGCGGTTGTGCCACGCCGGCTCCGGAGAAGAAGGTCATGCGCCTTGCGCGAAAGGACGAAGTGTCGCGAGCTGGGGCTCTACGCTCGGACGAGGACCGTGTGCGGGCGGAAACGCGCAAGCTGGTCACCAAGCATAAGCTCAAAATGAAGGTGACAGAGGCGGAATGGCAGTTCGATCGCAACAAGCTGATCATCTACTTCACCGCCGAGAAAAGAGTCGATTTCCGCGAACTGGTCCGAGACCTCGCTCGCAGCTTTCGCGCCCGCATAGAGCTCAAACAAATCGGGGTTCGAGACGAAGCCGCCTTGCTGGGCGGAGTCGGCCGGTGCGGTCGCGAGTTATGCTGCTCCACGTGGCTCCCGGAACTGAAGCCAGTGAGTCTCCAGTTGGCAAAGGACCAGCGGCTCTCGCTGAACCCGTCCCAGATCAGTGGCTGCTGCGGTCGACTCATGTGCTGCTTGATGTACGAGCACCGCACCTACGTGGAAGCCAGGCGGCGCTTCCCCCGAGAGGGAAAGAAGATCCGCACGGGCCAGGGAGAGGAACGTGTCATCCACATCGACATCTGGCGTGACACCGTCTCGCTTCGAGACGAAGAAGGCGAACGCCGCATAATCACCCTTGACGAGCTGAAAGCCGAACTCGGCCATAGACCGAAGGACCCATCGTGA
- a CDS encoding SDR family NAD(P)-dependent oxidoreductase — translation MNRLAGKRVLITGASAGIGEACARSLASHGAHLLLSARRLEKVEALATALREEYGVEAHAAAVDVADKQVVTDYVANLVSEGLVPDVLINNAGKARGFDKLHEGSLDDWDDMIDTNVKGLLYMSRAIIPLMVERDSGHIINIGSIAGRWVYPKGAVYNATKFAVWALNEGMNIDLAGTALRVSSVDPGLTETEFSEVRFDGDTARASSVYSDTKPLAAEDIADAVYYVANTPAHVDVINLVIMPTVQRHAMILQRDG, via the coding sequence ATGAATCGACTCGCCGGAAAACGCGTCCTCATTACAGGTGCCTCCGCCGGAATCGGCGAGGCCTGCGCTCGGTCCCTTGCTTCGCACGGAGCTCACCTCCTTCTCTCGGCGAGACGCCTCGAGAAGGTCGAAGCCCTCGCGACCGCGTTGAGAGAGGAATACGGCGTTGAAGCCCATGCGGCCGCCGTGGACGTCGCCGACAAGCAGGTCGTCACGGATTACGTGGCCAACCTCGTGTCAGAAGGCCTCGTCCCCGACGTTCTTATCAACAACGCTGGGAAAGCCCGCGGCTTCGACAAGTTGCACGAGGGATCGCTGGACGACTGGGACGACATGATCGACACAAACGTAAAAGGACTCCTCTATATGTCCCGCGCGATCATCCCCCTCATGGTGGAACGCGACTCCGGCCACATCATCAACATCGGGAGCATTGCCGGGAGATGGGTCTACCCAAAGGGCGCAGTCTACAATGCGACGAAGTTCGCGGTCTGGGCTCTGAACGAAGGCATGAACATCGACCTCGCTGGGACGGCACTCCGCGTTTCGAGCGTGGACCCCGGCCTTACGGAGACGGAGTTCAGCGAGGTGCGTTTCGACGGAGACACGGCGCGGGCGAGCAGTGTGTACTCGGACACCAAACCTCTTGCTGCCGAGGACATCGCTGACGCCGTCTATTACGTCGCCAACACTCCGGCACACGTCGACGTGATCAATCTCGTGATCATGCCGACGGTCCAGCGGCACGCGATGATTCTGCAGCGGGACGGCTGA
- a CDS encoding response regulator: protein MSPDPAKTYRVLLVEDAFDQALLVKAFLSSTGDYEVTHSQDGDHAVELLHSQEWDIVITDLDLPGTDGFEVIRRARAKSVDLPVLATTGYTGSEFHEQAHRDGANDLLTKPLDKEEFLTHVAVLVGSSDPEVAASTAILAIGGLAGDVEIACGGTLMQVASRGQTAVVVPLCNDELDAQGLGLKASKQACDSMEGQLVIDKAALDDGHPARIEALRVAQSVTGPVERVPEYQTTTTGLDLKPTHFVKIGRQMALKNKALATFGVAVSGRMDRTPVMSEAYARYWGRYQQFMEVEAFEIIKGKI, encoded by the coding sequence GTGAGCCCCGACCCTGCCAAGACATACCGCGTCCTCCTCGTAGAGGACGCCTTCGACCAGGCTCTGCTGGTGAAAGCGTTCTTGTCGAGCACGGGCGACTACGAGGTTACGCACAGCCAAGACGGCGATCACGCGGTCGAACTCCTGCACTCACAGGAGTGGGACATCGTCATCACCGACCTCGATCTGCCGGGCACGGACGGATTCGAGGTGATTCGCCGGGCGCGCGCGAAGAGTGTAGACCTTCCGGTGCTGGCCACAACGGGGTACACGGGTTCGGAGTTCCACGAGCAGGCGCATCGTGACGGTGCGAACGACCTCCTTACGAAGCCGCTCGACAAGGAAGAATTCCTGACGCACGTCGCAGTCCTCGTCGGCTCATCCGATCCCGAGGTTGCAGCATCAACGGCGATCCTAGCGATCGGCGGGCTGGCCGGTGACGTCGAGATAGCGTGCGGCGGCACCTTGATGCAGGTGGCGTCACGGGGGCAGACGGCAGTCGTCGTTCCGCTCTGCAACGATGAACTCGATGCGCAGGGACTCGGCCTGAAAGCGTCCAAACAAGCGTGCGATTCGATGGAGGGCCAACTCGTCATCGACAAAGCGGCGTTGGACGATGGCCATCCGGCTCGTATCGAGGCGCTCCGAGTGGCCCAGTCCGTGACGGGCCCCGTTGAGCGTGTGCCTGAGTATCAGACTACCACCACTGGACTCGACCTTAAGCCGACTCATTTCGTAAAAATCGGACGGCAGATGGCGCTCAAGAATAAAGCATTGGCGACCTTCGGAGTCGCCGTATCCGGCCGTATGGACCGTACGCCCGTCATGTCAGAGGCGTACGCCCGGTACTGGGGGCGCTACCAGCAGTTCATGGAAGTCGAAGCCTTCGAAATCATCAAAGGGAAGATCTAG
- a CDS encoding hemolysin III family protein produces the protein MTNRRAAVLIQGAPQSQREEVANAVSHGIGLLGALAATPILVVAAVRNGGPADIVASSVFGASMILLYLASTWLHATPVGPVKDRLQIFDHSAIYLLIAGTYTPFTLGVLAGAWGWTLFGIVWGAAVIGIGTKLKAGAGYPRLSTAMYVVMGWLVVIAVRPVMANMPVEGLLWLVAGGLFYTAGAGFYLAKQLPYSHLIWHLFVLAGSVCHFFAVLWYAV, from the coding sequence ATGACGAATCGCAGGGCCGCAGTGTTGATTCAGGGGGCACCTCAGAGCCAACGGGAAGAGGTCGCGAATGCCGTGAGCCATGGGATTGGCCTACTCGGGGCCTTGGCCGCGACGCCGATTCTTGTGGTAGCTGCAGTTCGCAATGGAGGCCCGGCCGACATCGTTGCGAGCAGCGTCTTTGGTGCGTCGATGATCCTGCTGTATCTCGCCTCCACGTGGTTGCACGCGACCCCTGTCGGTCCCGTGAAGGATCGCCTGCAGATTTTCGACCACTCGGCGATCTATCTGCTCATCGCAGGTACCTACACGCCCTTCACTCTGGGGGTTTTGGCCGGGGCCTGGGGATGGACCCTGTTCGGAATCGTTTGGGGCGCCGCGGTCATCGGAATTGGCACGAAGCTCAAAGCCGGTGCGGGTTATCCTCGGCTGTCGACTGCTATGTACGTGGTCATGGGTTGGCTGGTGGTCATCGCGGTTCGGCCGGTGATGGCCAATATGCCGGTCGAAGGCCTGCTTTGGCTGGTGGCCGGTGGCCTATTCTATACCGCCGGAGCAGGCTTCTATCTCGCGAAGCAGCTGCCATACAGCCACCTGATTTGGCACCTCTTCGTGCTGGCAGGTTCGGTCTGTCATTTCTTCGCGGTCCTCTGGTACGCGGTGTGA